In Streptantibioticus cattleyicolor NRRL 8057 = DSM 46488, a genomic segment contains:
- a CDS encoding MarR family winged helix-turn-helix transcriptional regulator produces MTSADDTAAVPNEIDLDEQIAIYQREFPEVDPRIEKVVSALQRLSRRMNVSYGRQVAELGISNAEWEVLKALVLVGKPYRLGPGDLAKRLCLTPAAMTHRIDRMVAEGLVTRERDENNRVRVIVELTDEGRGKWLDAMRMAAGFEAELLQDLSSEELAGLGDMLSRLLQRLDPDGS; encoded by the coding sequence ATGACCTCAGCGGACGACACGGCCGCAGTGCCGAACGAGATCGACCTCGACGAGCAGATCGCGATCTACCAGCGCGAGTTCCCCGAGGTGGACCCGCGCATCGAGAAGGTCGTGTCGGCGCTCCAGCGCCTGAGCCGGCGCATGAACGTCTCCTACGGGCGCCAGGTCGCCGAGCTCGGCATCAGCAACGCCGAGTGGGAGGTGCTCAAGGCGCTCGTCCTGGTCGGCAAGCCCTATCGGCTCGGCCCCGGCGACCTCGCCAAGCGCCTGTGCCTCACCCCGGCCGCGATGACCCACCGCATCGACCGGATGGTCGCCGAAGGGCTCGTCACCCGGGAACGGGACGAGAACAACCGCGTCCGCGTCATCGTCGAGCTGACCGACGAAGGACGCGGCAAGTGGCTCGACGCCATGCGCATGGCCGCCGGCTTCGAGGCCGAACTCCTCCAGGACCTCTCCTCCGAGGAGCTCGCCGGCCTCGGCGACATGCTCAGCCGACTGCTCCAACGCCTGGATCCCGACGGCAGTTGA
- a CDS encoding MFS transporter — MTTAMGAALRRIQLGNALSAFGNGFTVPFLFVYVAQVRGLGAGTAGVVLSAFAAAALVVLPFTGRTIDRRGPVPVVLVGAVVSAVGSFGFGLSSDAPMAVLCSAVLGAGIAVIQPALATLIVWCSSTATRSRAFATQFFLNNLGLGIGGLLGGLIVDTAHPSSFTRLFAIEAAMFLVLAAVVATVRLPRTATIEDIADAPAEKATRGWRALLADRAMVQLCVLGAVMFFACYGQFESGLSAFATEVTRIRPATLGVALAANTAVIVIAQFVVLGPVERRRRSRVIAAVGLLWTVAWAAAGVSGLIHGHRAWATGAIISTYALFGLGEALLSPTMAPLVADLAPARMVGQYNSAFALVKQLALAVGPAVGGALAGAGLYGAYIVLLLVCSLGITALALRLGKRLSAAQDLPPRGTVPSRPEPITSPA; from the coding sequence GTGACCACCGCGATGGGCGCAGCGCTGCGCCGGATCCAGCTGGGTAACGCGTTGAGCGCGTTCGGCAACGGATTCACCGTTCCGTTCCTCTTCGTCTACGTGGCCCAAGTGCGCGGGCTGGGGGCCGGCACCGCGGGAGTGGTGCTGTCGGCCTTCGCCGCCGCGGCGCTCGTCGTCCTGCCGTTCACCGGCCGGACCATCGACCGGCGGGGGCCGGTGCCGGTGGTCCTCGTCGGCGCGGTGGTCTCCGCCGTCGGCTCGTTCGGCTTCGGGCTGTCGAGCGACGCGCCGATGGCGGTCCTGTGCTCGGCGGTGCTCGGTGCCGGGATCGCGGTGATCCAGCCGGCGCTGGCCACGCTCATCGTCTGGTGCTCCAGCACCGCCACCCGGTCGCGCGCCTTCGCCACCCAGTTCTTCCTCAACAACCTGGGGCTCGGCATCGGCGGACTGCTCGGCGGGCTCATCGTGGACACCGCCCACCCGTCCTCGTTCACCCGGCTGTTCGCCATCGAGGCGGCGATGTTCCTGGTGCTGGCCGCGGTGGTGGCCACCGTTCGGCTGCCACGTACCGCGACGATCGAGGACATCGCCGACGCCCCGGCGGAGAAGGCCACCCGCGGCTGGCGGGCGCTCCTCGCGGACCGGGCCATGGTGCAGCTGTGCGTGCTGGGCGCGGTGATGTTCTTCGCCTGCTACGGCCAGTTCGAGTCCGGCCTCTCCGCGTTCGCCACCGAGGTCACCCGGATCCGTCCGGCCACGCTGGGTGTCGCGCTGGCGGCCAACACCGCGGTGATCGTGATCGCCCAGTTCGTCGTCCTCGGCCCGGTCGAGCGGCGCCGCCGCAGCCGGGTGATCGCCGCGGTCGGCCTGCTGTGGACGGTCGCGTGGGCCGCGGCCGGGGTCTCCGGCCTCATCCACGGTCACCGGGCGTGGGCGACGGGGGCGATCATCTCGACGTACGCCCTGTTCGGGCTCGGCGAGGCGCTGCTGTCGCCGACGATGGCCCCGCTGGTCGCGGACCTCGCGCCGGCACGCATGGTCGGGCAGTACAACTCCGCGTTCGCGCTGGTGAAGCAGCTCGCGCTGGCGGTCGGCCCGGCGGTCGGCGGTGCGCTGGCCGGAGCGGGGCTGTACGGGGCGTACATCGTGCTGTTGCTCGTGTGCTCGCTAGGGATCACGGCGTTGGCCTTGCGGCTCGGTAAGCGGTTGTCGGCGGCGCAGGACCTTCCGCCGCGCGGTACGGTGCCGTCCCGCCCGGAGCCCATCACCAGCCCCGCGTAG